The Novosphingobium sp. MMS21-SN21R genome contains a region encoding:
- a CDS encoding extradiol ring-cleavage dioxygenase yields MTLVYTGICSHAPGITARAEMADPALRDPFYDALAQMRDEIRAARPDVLMIVAAEHFANFFMNCMPAFAVGMGDSYRGPIEDPDWLRIPLREQRGAPDLARKLVTEMLQTVDVAYCEEWQFDHGIIVPLHFLDPENAMKVIPVNINCQGPPLTPLHRAWAFGEAIRRAADSVPERIALVATGGISHWPATPDSGKINEAWDRDFLDRWSANDRDRMLSYTDIETYRDAGQGGFEIRTFIAAAAAARGKGTIQFFVPIPIFAVGCTVARMEIA; encoded by the coding sequence ATGACACTGGTGTACACCGGCATTTGCAGCCATGCCCCCGGCATCACTGCGCGGGCGGAAATGGCTGATCCCGCGCTGCGCGATCCCTTCTATGACGCGCTTGCCCAGATGCGCGATGAAATCCGCGCCGCACGGCCCGATGTCCTGATGATCGTCGCGGCGGAACACTTTGCAAACTTCTTCATGAACTGCATGCCCGCTTTTGCAGTTGGCATGGGCGACAGCTACCGAGGGCCGATCGAAGACCCCGACTGGCTGAGGATTCCGTTGCGCGAACAGCGCGGTGCCCCCGACCTGGCGCGTAAGCTTGTGACGGAAATGCTGCAAACTGTGGATGTGGCCTATTGCGAGGAATGGCAATTCGATCACGGCATTATCGTGCCGCTCCATTTTCTGGATCCCGAAAATGCGATGAAGGTTATCCCAGTCAACATCAACTGCCAAGGTCCACCGCTGACCCCGCTTCATCGTGCCTGGGCATTTGGCGAGGCAATCCGCCGGGCAGCAGACAGCGTGCCGGAACGGATTGCCCTTGTGGCGACGGGCGGGATTTCGCATTGGCCGGCCACTCCGGATAGTGGCAAGATCAATGAAGCGTGGGACCGCGATTTTCTTGATCGCTGGAGCGCGAACGACCGCGACAGGATGCTGTCCTACACAGACATTGAAACCTATCGCGACGCGGGACAGGGCGGGTTTGAAATCCGCACTTTCATTGCCGCCGCCGCCGCCGCGAGGGGCAAAGGAACAATCCAGTTTTTTGTTCCGATCCCGATATTCGCAGTCGGCTGCACTGTTGCGCGCATGGAGATTGCATAA
- a CDS encoding 5-carboxymethyl-2-hydroxymuconate isomerase, with translation MAHATIEWTANLAGVFDLDALMRLIANQMRLHSDGVFPTGGIRVRGYRVDDYVIADGACDEDAFINIDVKMGAGRSAAFRKVFFDALFDEIRNFLGDLFDRCPLALSMYVEEVEGWKHNSIHKRLKG, from the coding sequence ATGGCACATGCCACCATCGAATGGACCGCAAACTTGGCGGGCGTGTTCGATCTTGACGCTTTGATGCGCTTGATAGCCAATCAAATGCGGCTGCACTCTGACGGCGTGTTTCCGACCGGCGGCATCAGAGTGCGCGGCTACCGCGTAGACGACTACGTCATTGCCGATGGCGCCTGTGACGAAGATGCATTCATCAACATCGATGTAAAAATGGGCGCTGGGCGCAGTGCAGCCTTTCGCAAGGTCTTTTTCGATGCGTTGTTTGACGAGATCCGCAACTTTCTTGGCGACCTTTTCGACCGTTGCCCGCTCGCGCTTTCGATGTATGTCGAGGAAGTCGAGGGCTGGAAACACAATTCGATCCACAAGCGCCTGAAAGGTTGA
- the hpaH gene encoding 2-oxo-hept-4-ene-1,7-dioate hydratase, whose amino-acid sequence MPLSPQVIDELALRLDEAERTRAQIGQFSLEHPTMTLDDGYAVSRAWTAHKIAAGRRVIGHKIGLTSRAMQRSSNVSEPDFGTLLDDMLFMDGTDIPVDRFIEPRVEVELAFILKHPLEGPNATVYDVLNATDFVTPAIEIIDARIERIDKATGVTRKVFDTISDNAANAGIVLGGRPVKPDAVDLRWVSALLYQNGVIEESGVAAAVLNHPANGPAWLANRMARHGERLEPGQIILGGSFTAPVFARAGDSFHVDYGMLGAISVRFV is encoded by the coding sequence ATGCCGCTGTCACCCCAAGTTATCGACGAGCTTGCCCTGCGCCTTGATGAGGCGGAACGCACACGCGCGCAGATCGGTCAGTTCTCGCTTGAGCACCCGACCATGACGCTTGACGATGGCTATGCCGTCAGCCGCGCGTGGACAGCGCACAAGATTGCCGCCGGACGACGGGTCATCGGCCACAAGATCGGCCTGACAAGCCGAGCGATGCAGCGATCGTCCAATGTCAGCGAACCCGATTTCGGCACGTTGCTCGACGATATGCTGTTCATGGATGGTACCGACATCCCGGTGGACCGATTTATCGAGCCGCGGGTCGAAGTCGAACTCGCGTTTATTCTCAAGCATCCACTTGAGGGGCCGAATGCCACCGTCTACGACGTGCTTAACGCCACGGATTTTGTCACGCCCGCAATAGAGATAATCGACGCGCGAATAGAACGCATCGACAAAGCGACTGGCGTCACCCGCAAGGTCTTTGACACAATTTCGGACAATGCCGCAAATGCGGGCATCGTGCTGGGAGGGAGACCGGTCAAGCCAGATGCGGTCGATCTTCGCTGGGTGTCGGCACTCCTGTACCAGAACGGGGTGATCGAGGAATCCGGTGTCGCTGCCGCCGTTCTCAACCACCCGGCCAACGGACCTGCCTGGCTGGCCAACAGGATGGCGCGCCACGGCGAGCGACTTGAACCGGGTCAGATCATTCTCGGCGGCAGTTTTACAGCACCCGTCTTTGCCCGCGCCGGGGACAGCTTCCATGTAGATTACGGCATGCTTGGTGCCATTTCGGTGCGCTTCGTATGA
- a CDS encoding HpcH/HpaI aldolase/citrate lyase family protein has protein sequence MTSLLTRMASGKPQLGLWQALANPYTAEICARAGFDWLLFDGEHAPNTAQTLLAQLQAVSAFPVAAVARVPQGEPVSIKQYLDIGFSTLLVPMIDNADHARAVVSACRFPPLGIRGVASATSRASGFGSIPDYLARAHERVSLIAQVESRAALSAIDDIAAVDGIDALFIGPADLAASLGHLGNPRHPEVQDAISHAKSRIDAAGKPAGIFALSVEDADARMAQGFAFLSVGTDIGLLTRGSSDLLATLRS, from the coding sequence ATGACAAGCCTGCTCACCCGTATGGCCTCGGGCAAACCGCAGCTCGGTCTTTGGCAGGCGCTTGCCAACCCGTACACCGCCGAAATCTGCGCAAGAGCCGGCTTTGACTGGTTGCTCTTCGACGGTGAGCATGCGCCCAATACAGCGCAAACATTGCTGGCACAGCTTCAGGCTGTTTCAGCATTTCCCGTGGCGGCCGTTGCGCGCGTCCCGCAGGGTGAACCAGTGTCGATCAAGCAATATCTCGACATCGGATTTTCCACGTTGCTGGTGCCGATGATTGATAATGCTGATCATGCCCGAGCCGTGGTATCAGCGTGCCGGTTTCCGCCTCTGGGTATCCGCGGTGTTGCAAGCGCGACAAGCCGTGCGTCAGGCTTTGGCAGCATACCCGATTACCTGGCACGCGCGCACGAGCGGGTATCCCTCATAGCGCAGGTAGAAAGCCGCGCCGCGCTTTCAGCCATAGACGATATAGCGGCAGTTGACGGGATCGACGCCTTGTTCATTGGCCCGGCAGACCTTGCTGCGTCCCTTGGCCATCTTGGAAATCCGCGGCACCCGGAAGTGCAGGACGCAATCAGTCACGCCAAATCGCGGATCGACGCAGCGGGCAAGCCTGCAGGAATCTTTGCGCTTTCGGTAGAAGATGCAGATGCCCGCATGGCACAAGGCTTCGCATTCCTTTCCGTCGGCACCGACATTGGCCTGCTAACGCGGGGATCAAGCGACCTGCTCGCGACCTTGCGCAGCTGA
- a CDS encoding AraC family transcriptional regulator, translating to MSDNASVRIPVYSLFGQDAGLVEPRFCHVERIGDRWKIHAGSVQQHSHPHLHQLSFWLKGRGLYLADEARHQIAAGTLCWMPSGVVHGFRVEPGSEAVVLSMSDDFAREQFGTLTGGLFPALQNHLVVTTDQPGERTWLRSLFERMEYEYATHRIGQTNSIGALARVALIEGQRLVAEWTNGPVQDSDTSLLRRFMALVEQQLGQRPSVEALALELGTTPYLLNRACREAMGMRASDVVRARHMQEAKRLLLFSALRIAQIAQVLGYDDPAHFTRSFRNATGKVPREWRSLRTGQTDTSAAQGREQVA from the coding sequence ATGAGCGACAATGCGTCGGTGCGAATTCCCGTTTATTCCTTGTTTGGGCAGGATGCAGGCCTGGTTGAGCCCCGCTTTTGCCACGTCGAGCGGATTGGTGACCGGTGGAAAATTCATGCCGGGAGCGTCCAGCAGCACAGCCACCCCCATCTTCATCAATTGAGTTTTTGGCTAAAGGGACGTGGTCTTTATCTGGCAGACGAGGCGCGCCACCAAATAGCCGCAGGAACATTGTGCTGGATGCCATCCGGCGTGGTGCATGGCTTCCGGGTCGAACCTGGCTCAGAAGCAGTAGTGCTTTCAATGTCCGATGATTTTGCGCGCGAGCAATTCGGCACTTTGACAGGAGGGCTGTTTCCCGCGTTGCAAAATCATCTGGTCGTCACGACCGATCAGCCTGGGGAACGGACGTGGTTACGTTCGCTGTTCGAGAGAATGGAATATGAATATGCCACCCATCGTATCGGGCAGACCAACAGCATCGGTGCGCTAGCCCGCGTTGCCCTGATCGAAGGCCAGCGTCTTGTCGCTGAATGGACAAATGGGCCGGTACAAGATTCCGACACCAGCCTTCTGCGCCGATTCATGGCTTTGGTTGAGCAACAGCTCGGGCAGCGGCCAAGTGTTGAAGCCCTCGCACTAGAACTTGGCACCACGCCCTACCTGCTCAACCGTGCCTGCCGCGAAGCCATGGGCATGCGGGCATCCGACGTCGTCCGGGCGCGCCACATGCAGGAAGCAAAGCGACTGTTGTTATTCAGCGCGCTGCGCATTGCGCAGATCGCACAGGTTCTGGGCTATGACGATCCCGCCCACTTCACACGCAGCTTTCGTAACGCAACAGGCAAAGTGCCGCGGGAGTGGCGGTCACTACGGACCGGGCAGACCGATACCTCAGCTGCGCAAGGTCGCGAGCAGGTCGCTTGA
- a CDS encoding aromatic ring-hydroxylating dioxygenase subunit alpha, producing the protein MFIQNAWYAGAWDYELTADNMMARKILGKGLVFLRTSDNKITVLRDRCSHRFAPLSKGRREGDCVRCMYHGLVFDADGKCVWEPSRKGVSPNTDVQTFPAVEQHRLVWVWMGDADKADPALIPDCHHHSSPEWASVPKYAHFKANYKLVLDNLLDFSHLSYVHENTLGGSKTIADTRPKVEQTDSGVKLTRWYLNEQEFAPYLRGYERFSGPIDRWNIYHLSTLSNHFSMAAGSAPANTGAPEGKIAPDAMVFHSHQLITPEDEHNTHYFWTYGHNFSLEQTELTNGLAERISGGFLEDREMIEAQQKVVDESGDDPMAFILVDNALTLGRRLIDEKIAEEASA; encoded by the coding sequence ATGTTTATTCAAAATGCTTGGTACGCTGGTGCGTGGGACTACGAATTGACCGCCGACAATATGATGGCGCGCAAGATTCTCGGCAAGGGACTGGTGTTCCTGCGCACTTCGGACAACAAGATCACGGTCCTGCGCGATCGTTGCAGCCACCGTTTCGCCCCGCTTTCCAAAGGCCGCCGCGAAGGCGATTGCGTGCGCTGCATGTACCACGGACTGGTGTTCGATGCCGACGGCAAGTGTGTGTGGGAACCAAGCCGCAAAGGCGTCAGCCCCAATACCGACGTCCAGACTTTCCCGGCGGTCGAACAGCACCGGCTGGTCTGGGTATGGATGGGCGATGCCGACAAAGCCGATCCTGCGCTGATTCCGGACTGCCACCATCACTCCAGCCCGGAATGGGCATCGGTCCCGAAGTACGCGCACTTCAAGGCCAATTACAAACTGGTACTCGACAACCTGCTGGACTTTTCGCACTTGTCCTATGTGCACGAAAACACCTTGGGTGGATCGAAAACCATTGCCGACACCCGCCCGAAGGTCGAACAGACCGACAGCGGCGTAAAGCTCACCCGCTGGTATCTGAACGAGCAGGAATTCGCACCCTACCTGCGCGGATATGAGCGCTTTTCAGGTCCGATCGACCGCTGGAACATCTACCACCTGTCTACGCTGAGCAATCACTTCTCGATGGCTGCGGGATCGGCACCGGCCAACACTGGCGCACCCGAAGGCAAGATTGCGCCCGATGCGATGGTGTTTCACTCGCACCAGCTCATCACCCCGGAAGACGAGCACAACACCCACTATTTCTGGACTTACGGGCACAACTTCTCGCTTGAGCAAACCGAACTGACCAACGGCCTGGCAGAGCGAATCTCGGGCGGCTTCCTCGAGGATCGTGAAATGATCGAGGCTCAACAAAAGGTTGTTGATGAAAGCGGCGATGATCCGATGGCGTTCATCCTCGTCGACAATGCGCTGACGCTTGGCCGCCGCCTGATCGACGAAAAGATTGCAGAAGAAGCCTCCGCTTGA
- a CDS encoding EthD domain-containing protein, whose translation MTPVAYKIALLLRRDPGLDRASFVRQWLEHTSIPPLPQLLSRRFSADAGRDVPIENVATLAYDGVDELVFESRAGAEAGMADPALRQWLDARRVMLSCAPDAISGTAVPIWARDADRSHAVKIFTLPIRRAGMTMDSFASHWIDRHAGLALAGPCTRERLLCLESTPADRAEWHGLTTANFDGIGVIMFDSPESLAAEFASDHYRTVMAPDEPRFTDPQHSRALMMQERLCNYFTSG comes from the coding sequence TTGACCCCCGTAGCCTACAAGATCGCGCTGCTTCTGCGGCGCGATCCCGGGCTCGACAGGGCTTCTTTTGTGCGGCAGTGGCTGGAACACACTTCCATCCCGCCTCTGCCGCAACTGCTTTCGCGCAGGTTCAGCGCGGACGCCGGCCGCGACGTGCCCATAGAAAACGTTGCGACTCTCGCCTATGACGGCGTCGACGAGCTGGTGTTCGAAAGCCGTGCCGGAGCCGAAGCGGGCATGGCAGACCCCGCATTGCGGCAGTGGCTGGATGCACGCCGGGTGATGCTCTCCTGCGCGCCCGACGCGATTTCAGGAACCGCGGTGCCGATCTGGGCGCGCGATGCCGACCGGTCTCATGCAGTCAAGATATTCACTTTGCCCATACGCCGCGCAGGCATGACGATGGACTCCTTCGCCAGCCACTGGATTGATCGGCACGCAGGCCTTGCGCTTGCCGGCCCGTGCACGCGCGAGCGCCTGCTTTGCCTGGAATCAACGCCGGCAGATCGTGCCGAATGGCACGGCCTGACCACTGCGAATTTCGACGGCATCGGGGTGATCATGTTCGATTCACCAGAAAGCCTCGCCGCAGAATTTGCCAGCGACCATTATCGTACGGTCATGGCACCCGACGAACCGCGGTTTACTGATCCGCAGCACTCACGCGCCCTGATGATGCAGGAACGCCTTTGCAACTACTTCACTTCCGGCTGA
- a CDS encoding SDR family NAD(P)-dependent oxidoreductase: MVEPLNPLWHLSQGPVQGRLEGKVALVTGAGGAQGREVSILFARAGAHVFASDINAATLAETETLAVAQGLSINCSVVDASSGEQAASWVADAHAQHGQIDVLYNNGAGVHMAPFAEMTNEQWHDTIRLELDVVFMPTKAVWPIMVGQNSGSIINIASGSGMLAAEGLGTAAHAAGKGGVISLTRQLSLEGAPHWIRVNCISPGPIMGPALAGVYKDEPAFRALFDSTPSLERHGYPVDIAYTGLFFASDESLFITGVNLAVDGGVTSKAGAIFSRK, encoded by the coding sequence ATGGTTGAGCCGCTCAATCCCCTTTGGCACCTGAGCCAAGGTCCCGTGCAAGGCCGTCTTGAAGGCAAAGTTGCCTTGGTCACAGGCGCAGGCGGAGCGCAGGGGCGCGAGGTATCGATCCTGTTTGCCCGGGCGGGGGCACACGTTTTTGCCAGCGATATCAATGCCGCAACGCTGGCCGAAACCGAAACGCTGGCGGTTGCACAAGGTCTTTCGATCAATTGCAGCGTGGTCGACGCATCATCTGGCGAACAAGCCGCGTCCTGGGTAGCCGACGCACACGCGCAACATGGTCAGATCGATGTGCTCTACAACAATGGCGCGGGCGTCCACATGGCACCATTCGCCGAAATGACCAACGAGCAGTGGCACGATACCATCAGGCTCGAACTCGACGTCGTGTTCATGCCGACCAAGGCGGTCTGGCCGATCATGGTCGGGCAGAACTCCGGTTCGATCATCAACATCGCATCGGGATCAGGCATGCTGGCGGCCGAAGGCCTCGGGACCGCAGCCCACGCCGCTGGCAAAGGCGGCGTAATCTCACTCACACGTCAACTTTCGCTGGAAGGGGCGCCGCACTGGATCAGGGTGAATTGCATTTCCCCCGGGCCTATCATGGGACCGGCACTTGCGGGAGTTTACAAAGACGAGCCAGCGTTCCGCGCCTTGTTCGACAGCACCCCTTCGCTGGAACGGCACGGCTATCCCGTCGACATCGCTTATACCGGTCTGTTCTTTGCCTCAGACGAATCGTTGTTCATCACCGGCGTGAACCTTGCGGTCGATGGCGGCGTGACCAGCAAGGCTGGCGCAATTTTCAGCCGGAAGTGA
- a CDS encoding aromatic ring-hydroxylating dioxygenase subunit alpha, which produces MADRNTPFIFNEWYVAAFAADVGRELLARKLLGKNVVMFRTEQGRAVALDDRCAHRSFPLSEGTLDADTVVCGYHGFRYDADGDCVEVPSMKVCPAAIGVRAYPLVERGPLLWIWLGDPALVDPGAIRDTTFMESDAWVCSTGYLWLAGNYVGLHENLMDLTHLSYVHAKSFGTPEYAQAPYKAWLDEGHYKVTRSVIPTVLPPVWGDPSGLSEVATAARVATSEFLSPAFHQVGTSFYDSAVPEDVRTVCSIRTAHLPTPETHETTHYFIVHGRDFALADPGVTQVMHDRLLIAFREDVEALGRLERVLQETPADQLYEISVASDGPGVAMRRHLLRRALEEHNQTQA; this is translated from the coding sequence ATGGCTGACCGCAATACGCCCTTCATTTTCAATGAGTGGTACGTCGCAGCGTTCGCGGCCGATGTGGGACGAGAACTGCTGGCGCGAAAGTTGCTCGGCAAGAATGTGGTCATGTTCCGGACCGAACAGGGCAGGGCAGTTGCGCTGGACGACCGTTGTGCCCATCGCTCGTTCCCGTTGTCTGAGGGGACGCTTGACGCTGATACCGTCGTCTGCGGTTATCACGGGTTCCGATACGACGCCGACGGCGATTGTGTTGAAGTCCCGTCGATGAAGGTCTGTCCGGCAGCTATCGGCGTCCGCGCTTATCCGTTGGTTGAGCGCGGGCCACTGCTGTGGATCTGGTTGGGCGATCCCGCTCTCGTCGACCCCGGCGCGATCAGGGATACGACTTTCATGGAAAGCGATGCCTGGGTTTGCTCGACCGGTTATCTTTGGCTGGCGGGCAACTATGTGGGTTTGCACGAAAACCTCATGGATCTCACGCATCTCAGTTATGTGCATGCAAAGTCGTTCGGCACCCCCGAGTATGCGCAGGCTCCATACAAGGCGTGGCTGGACGAAGGGCACTACAAAGTCACTCGCAGTGTCATCCCGACAGTCCTGCCGCCCGTATGGGGCGATCCTTCAGGCCTGTCCGAGGTTGCCACTGCTGCACGTGTCGCAACTTCGGAATTTCTGTCTCCCGCCTTCCATCAGGTTGGCACGAGCTTCTATGATTCAGCTGTTCCCGAGGACGTCCGGACGGTTTGTTCGATCCGCACTGCGCATCTTCCCACGCCGGAGACACATGAGACGACACACTATTTTATCGTCCATGGGCGCGATTTTGCACTCGCAGATCCCGGTGTGACCCAGGTCATGCACGACCGTCTGCTCATTGCTTTCCGCGAGGACGTGGAAGCACTCGGCAGGCTCGAGCGTGTGCTGCAAGAGACCCCGGCAGATCAACTTTATGAAATATCGGTCGCGTCAGATGGCCCCGGCGTCGCCATGCGGCGTCACCTGCTAAGGCGGGCGCTAGAGGAACATAATCAAACGCAGGCGTGA
- a CDS encoding NAD-dependent succinate-semialdehyde dehydrogenase, translated as MTQTAQLALRDPTLLQQAMLIDGAWVQADSGKTIAVHNPATGEVIALVPDGGAAETARAIKAAETAMKTWRTELPKERARILRNLFDLMIANIDDLAAILTAEQGKPLAEAKGELLYAAGFIEWFGEEAKRVYGDIIPHNADGRRILVQKTPIGVFAAITPWNFPSAMITRKAGPAWAVGCAGVIKPASQTPLSALALGVLAERAGLPAGVCNIVTGSARAIGGEITASPIVRKLSFTGSTEVGALLLQQCAPTIKKTSMELGGNAPFIVFDDADIDAAVKGVIGAKYRNCGQACIAANRIFVQSGIYDAFAERLAAATRALKVGNGTEPGVEAGPLIDDNAVAKVEEVIADALSHGAKVAAGGGRHALGGTFFEPTVLVDVPRAASIFSEEIFGPVAPLFRFDTEEEAIALANDTPFGLASYVFARDVGRIFRVVEALEFGMVGVNEGLISTEVAPFGGVKASGLGREGSKYGIEDYLEIKYVALGGLNG; from the coding sequence ATGACCCAGACGGCACAACTCGCGCTGCGAGATCCCACATTGCTGCAGCAGGCCATGCTGATCGACGGCGCATGGGTGCAGGCCGACAGTGGCAAAACCATTGCAGTCCATAACCCAGCTACCGGTGAAGTCATCGCGCTGGTTCCCGATGGCGGTGCTGCTGAAACGGCGCGCGCGATCAAGGCTGCGGAAACGGCCATGAAGACCTGGCGGACCGAATTGCCCAAGGAACGCGCACGCATCCTGCGCAATCTTTTCGATCTGATGATCGCCAACATCGACGATCTCGCCGCCATTCTCACGGCAGAGCAGGGCAAGCCGCTGGCCGAGGCCAAGGGCGAGCTGCTTTATGCCGCAGGTTTCATCGAGTGGTTTGGCGAAGAAGCCAAGCGCGTATACGGCGACATCATTCCGCACAATGCGGACGGCCGCCGTATTCTGGTGCAGAAGACGCCGATCGGGGTGTTTGCCGCCATTACGCCCTGGAATTTTCCTTCGGCAATGATCACCCGCAAGGCTGGCCCGGCATGGGCCGTGGGCTGTGCCGGCGTGATCAAGCCGGCAAGCCAGACGCCGTTGTCGGCGCTTGCGCTGGGCGTCTTGGCCGAGCGGGCCGGTCTGCCTGCTGGTGTGTGCAACATCGTGACCGGCTCTGCCCGGGCCATCGGCGGCGAAATTACCGCCAGTCCAATCGTGCGCAAGCTGTCCTTCACCGGATCGACCGAAGTGGGCGCCCTGCTGCTGCAGCAATGCGCGCCGACCATCAAGAAAACCAGCATGGAACTGGGCGGCAATGCCCCCTTCATCGTGTTCGACGACGCTGATATCGACGCGGCGGTTAAGGGCGTGATCGGTGCCAAGTATCGCAACTGTGGACAGGCCTGCATCGCTGCGAACCGGATCTTTGTGCAATCCGGAATCTATGACGCCTTTGCCGAACGCCTTGCCGCCGCCACGCGCGCGCTCAAGGTTGGCAACGGTACCGAGCCGGGCGTCGAGGCAGGGCCGCTGATTGACGACAACGCTGTGGCCAAGGTCGAGGAAGTTATCGCCGACGCGCTTTCGCATGGCGCAAAAGTTGCGGCAGGCGGTGGTCGTCATGCTCTGGGCGGTACGTTTTTCGAACCCACCGTTCTGGTCGATGTGCCGCGCGCCGCGAGCATATTTTCGGAAGAGATTTTCGGTCCGGTCGCGCCGCTGTTCCGCTTCGATACAGAAGAAGAAGCCATCGCATTGGCCAACGACACACCGTTCGGTCTGGCATCCTATGTCTTCGCACGCGATGTGGGGCGCATCTTCCGTGTCGTCGAAGCGTTGGAGTTCGGCATGGTCGGGGTTAACGAGGGCCTGATCTCCACGGAAGTGGCGCCGTTTGGCGGGGTAAAGGCATCGGGCCTGGGCCGCGAAGGCAGCAAATACGGAATCGAAGACTACCTCGAAATCAAGTATGTAGCCCTTGGCGGTCTGAACGGTTGA
- a CDS encoding dihydrodipicolinate synthase family protein, protein MARYKRSEAREWGREMLNGVANVTIPTMKSDFETLNETAIRHDVELSIKHGFVGSLACSEVAITLDQYGQFLSVMADQAAGRSIIVHHAVFNSLEQNLRALKMAEEGGAELVLLSYPPYFYPKDYEEVYEYTRTMCEATDLAVMLFQLPAWGFQRLHPSDIPVSLLRRLVDDCPNVAGIKAEGGTPHFMSMIEVHRHFHKEVVVSCPLDFEYVPLAQVMPIQFSGTNYTSLYGPTIPNIHKLIAAGEYDEATRIWYEIEPARKAFLGQGVAAHGLINRMMWKYEGWLQGYNGGPMPHPTMRVHSHSMKALRQGMIASNLNPTQDPDEAFFIGRNPE, encoded by the coding sequence GTGGCAAGATACAAGCGCAGCGAGGCCCGCGAATGGGGCCGCGAAATGCTCAACGGCGTGGCCAATGTCACGATTCCGACGATGAAGTCTGATTTTGAAACGCTCAATGAAACGGCCATCCGCCACGACGTGGAGCTTAGCATCAAGCATGGCTTCGTCGGGTCGCTCGCCTGCTCGGAAGTGGCGATTACACTGGACCAGTATGGCCAGTTTCTGTCCGTTATGGCCGATCAGGCAGCAGGACGCAGCATCATCGTTCACCACGCCGTGTTCAATTCGCTTGAGCAGAACCTGCGCGCCCTGAAAATGGCAGAAGAAGGCGGGGCCGAACTCGTCCTGCTCAGCTACCCGCCGTATTTCTACCCCAAGGATTACGAAGAGGTCTATGAGTACACCCGCACGATGTGCGAGGCGACAGACCTTGCCGTGATGCTGTTCCAGCTTCCCGCCTGGGGTTTTCAGCGTCTGCACCCGTCGGATATCCCGGTGTCGCTGCTGCGCCGCCTGGTTGACGATTGCCCGAACGTGGCCGGGATCAAGGCGGAAGGCGGCACGCCGCACTTCATGTCGATGATCGAAGTCCATCGCCATTTCCACAAGGAAGTGGTGGTCTCATGCCCGCTCGATTTCGAATATGTGCCGTTGGCGCAAGTGATGCCGATCCAGTTCTCCGGCACCAACTACACGTCGCTTTACGGTCCGACGATCCCGAATATTCACAAGCTGATCGCAGCCGGCGAATACGACGAGGCGACGCGTATCTGGTACGAGATCGAACCTGCGCGCAAGGCGTTCCTCGGGCAGGGCGTTGCCGCGCATGGCCTGATCAATCGCATGATGTGGAAGTACGAAGGCTGGCTTCAGGGATACAACGGCGGCCCGATGCCACACCCCACGATGCGCGTGCATTCGCACAGCATGAAGGCGCTGCGCCAGGGAATGATTGCATCCAACCTCAATCCTACACAGGATCCCGACGAAGCGTTCTTTATTGGACGCAACCCCGAATGA